CTTTACCTTGCGTGCTGACCAGGGATAGGCGGAACTATCGGTACTGGTTTATTCATCTCGAGTGGAACGGCGCTGGCGCACGCAGGTCCCGTCGGTGCTTTGATTGCCTATTCCTTCATCGGCACCATTGTTTTCTCGGTCATGACGTCTCTGGGAGAAGTGGCCACCTATATTCCTATTCCGGGCGCATTCACATCCTATGCCACTCGCTTGATCGATCCCAGCTTGGGCTTTGCAATGGGTTGGATCTATTGGTTCTCATGGGCGATCACCTTTGCTCTCGAACTGACCGCTACGGGACTGATCATTCAATACTGGGACCCGACAATCAACATTGCCATCTTCATTGGCGTCTTTTGGGTCGTCATGACCCTGCTCAACCTTCTCCCGGTCAAGTTCTATGGAGAAATGGAGTTTTGGTTTTCGTCGGTGAAAGTCATCACAATTATTGGCTTCCTCATCTTTGCCATTTGCATTGACGCCGGCGCTGGTCAGCAGGGCTACATTGGCTTCCACAACTGGGTTCACCCGGGCCCATTTGTTGATTATCTGGTGACTCCCGGGCCCACTGCCAAGTTTGTTGGCTTCTGGGCAGTGCTGATTCAGGCTGGTTTCTCTTGTCAAGGCACAGAATTGGTCGGTCTCGCGGCGGGTGAGAGTGAGAATCCTCGGCAGACTGTGCCAAAAGCAATTCGGGCCACCTTTATGcgcattctcctcttctttgtcttcaccgtcttcttcatcggtctGGTTGTGCCTTCTGATAACCCGGACCTCCTCTCCGGTGCATCCAACGCATCGGCCTCCCCCTTTGTGATTGCTGCTAAGCTGGCGGGGGTTGATGTCTTGCCGAGCATCATCAACGCTGTCCTGTTGACCGTGGTGCTCTCCGCTGCCAACTCCAACATCTACAGCGGCAGTCGTATGCTTGTCGGGCTTGCCAACGATGGTTTTGCTCCCAAGTTCCTGACCAAGACCTCCAAGAACGGTGTCCCCTACTATGGAGTATTGATGACGGCC
This genomic window from Penicillium oxalicum strain HP7-1 chromosome III, whole genome shotgun sequence contains:
- a CDS encoding Arginine permease CAN1 — encoded protein: MADFTNSSVSKGPVSDEPIATKINEHGHDMGKESPTPGQPNKLPKLKRELKSRHLQMIAIGGTIGTGLFISSGTALAHAGPVGALIAYSFIGTIVFSVMTSLGEVATYIPIPGAFTSYATRLIDPSLGFAMGWIYWFSWAITFALELTATGLIIQYWDPTINIAIFIGVFWVVMTLLNLLPVKFYGEMEFWFSSVKVITIIGFLIFAICIDAGAGQQGYIGFHNWVHPGPFVDYLVTPGPTAKFVGFWAVLIQAGFSCQGTELVGLAAGESENPRQTVPKAIRATFMRILLFFVFTVFFIGLVVPSDNPDLLSGASNASASPFVIAAKLAGVDVLPSIINAVLLTVVLSAANSNIYSGSRMLVGLANDGFAPKFLTKTSKNGVPYYGVLMTAAFGLLGFMNLSSSGGTVFNWLLNIAAVAGFILWASLNACHIAFMRALKARGMSRDLLPYKAPLQPFLSYYGLFFNILIMFTQGFTAWIPSFSVENFFVAYISLILFAVLYIGHKLVFRDPYVSPAHADLDTGRTEIENEHWEVKRPTTWYGKIWYVING